A region from the Paraburkholderia youngii genome encodes:
- a CDS encoding phosphocholine cytidylyltransferase family protein: MRAIILAAGLGLRLQQPPQAQFPKCLLQFDGMSLLERHLQMLETAGVTDVVLALGFQPQSVQAELARINWPHKIETVLNPRFDLGSVLTVHTVADSLTRGGDVLLMDADVLYDERILNALVAGESVNRLLIDRDFEAGDEPVKLCLKDGVPVELRKQLAVNLEFDTIGESVGFFRFREETARRFTQIVAGYIDSGRANMPHEEAVRDLLLERSQVFDTADVTGAPWIEIDFPNDVARAANEILPQLQPLVSASR, translated from the coding sequence ATGCGCGCCATCATTCTCGCAGCGGGCCTCGGCCTGCGTCTCCAGCAGCCGCCGCAAGCCCAGTTTCCGAAATGCCTGTTGCAGTTCGACGGCATGAGCCTGCTCGAACGGCATCTGCAGATGCTCGAAACCGCCGGCGTGACCGACGTCGTGCTCGCGCTCGGTTTCCAGCCGCAATCCGTGCAGGCGGAACTCGCGCGCATCAACTGGCCGCATAAGATCGAGACCGTGCTCAATCCGCGTTTCGATCTGGGCAGCGTGCTGACCGTGCATACCGTTGCCGACTCGTTGACGCGCGGCGGCGACGTGCTGCTGATGGACGCCGACGTGCTGTACGACGAGCGCATCCTGAACGCGCTGGTGGCGGGCGAGTCGGTCAACCGACTGCTGATCGACCGCGATTTCGAAGCGGGCGACGAGCCGGTCAAGCTATGCCTGAAGGACGGCGTGCCGGTCGAGTTGCGCAAGCAGCTCGCGGTCAATCTGGAGTTCGACACGATCGGGGAGTCGGTCGGCTTCTTCCGCTTCCGCGAGGAAACCGCGCGACGCTTTACCCAGATCGTCGCGGGCTATATCGACAGCGGCCGTGCGAACATGCCGCACGAAGAGGCGGTGCGCGACCTGCTGCTCGAGCGCAGCCAGGTATTCGACACGGCCGACGTGACCGGCGCGCCGTGGATCGAGATCGACTTCCCGAACGACGTCGCGCGCGCGGCCAACGAAATCCTGCCGCAGTTGCAGCCGCTCGTCAGCGCATCGCGCTAA
- a CDS encoding MFS transporter — protein MLLALGAFIVPLIVACAMFMENVDGTVIVTSLPVLARDLGHDPITLKLAVTAYVIGLGVFIPICGWVADRFGSRTVFRTAIGIFMAGSLLCAASTSLDTFVLARFVQGIGGALMVPVGRIIIFRSLPKSEFIRAMNYLTVPALLGPVVGPPLGGFITTYLHWRLIFVINVPIGLLGIWLTNKYIANTREPHPGPLDWLGFVLSASGASLFMLGLSLVGGELVSTGESVGMCVTGIVLLLLYVLYASRVALPVLDLRLLRIPSFHASVIGGSLFRIGLGAVPFLLPLALQEGLGMTAFRAGAITCASAFGSIFMKTVASRILERFGFRTVLMVNAGCAGLAIAVYGLFFPGTPHWVIWCIVLVGGFFPSLQFTSLNTLAYADIPSSDVGRATSVASVIQQMSLGLGVTISGIVLLISHRLQGHPNIVFSDFWPAFLVVGLFSCLSIPITRRLPRDAGDEIARGSRGRA, from the coding sequence ATGCTGCTCGCTTTAGGCGCTTTCATCGTTCCGCTGATCGTCGCGTGCGCGATGTTCATGGAAAACGTGGACGGCACGGTCATCGTGACGTCGCTGCCGGTTCTGGCGCGCGACCTCGGTCATGATCCGATCACGCTGAAGCTTGCGGTTACCGCGTATGTGATCGGCCTCGGCGTTTTTATCCCGATCTGCGGCTGGGTCGCCGACCGCTTCGGTTCGCGCACCGTGTTCCGAACCGCGATCGGCATCTTCATGGCGGGCTCGCTGCTGTGCGCGGCCTCCACTTCGCTCGATACCTTCGTACTTGCGCGCTTCGTGCAGGGCATCGGCGGCGCGCTGATGGTGCCGGTGGGGCGCATCATCATCTTCCGTTCGCTGCCGAAGTCGGAGTTCATTCGCGCGATGAACTATCTAACGGTGCCGGCGTTGCTCGGGCCGGTGGTCGGGCCGCCGCTCGGCGGCTTTATCACGACCTATCTGCACTGGCGTCTGATCTTCGTGATCAATGTTCCGATCGGTCTGCTCGGCATCTGGCTCACCAACAAGTACATCGCCAACACGCGCGAGCCGCATCCAGGCCCGCTCGACTGGCTTGGCTTCGTGCTGTCGGCAAGTGGCGCGTCGTTGTTCATGCTCGGGCTCTCGCTCGTCGGCGGCGAACTGGTGTCGACGGGAGAATCGGTCGGCATGTGCGTGACCGGCATCGTGCTGCTGCTGCTTTATGTGCTGTACGCAAGCCGCGTCGCGCTGCCGGTGCTCGATCTGCGTTTGCTGCGCATTCCGAGTTTTCATGCGAGCGTGATCGGCGGTTCGCTGTTTCGTATCGGTCTTGGCGCGGTGCCGTTCCTGTTGCCGCTCGCGTTGCAGGAAGGGCTCGGCATGACCGCGTTCAGAGCCGGCGCGATCACCTGCGCGTCCGCGTTCGGCTCGATCTTCATGAAGACAGTGGCGTCGCGCATTCTCGAACGCTTCGGCTTTCGTACGGTGCTGATGGTCAACGCCGGGTGCGCGGGTCTTGCGATCGCCGTGTACGGGTTGTTCTTTCCCGGCACGCCGCATTGGGTGATCTGGTGCATCGTGCTGGTGGGCGGCTTCTTTCCCTCGCTGCAATTCACGTCGCTCAATACGCTGGCCTACGCGGATATTCCGAGCAGCGACGTCGGCCGCGCAACGAGTGTTGCGAGCGTGATCCAGCAGATGTCGCTGGGCCTCGGCGTGACGATCTCGGGCATCGTGCTGCTGATTTCGCATCGTCTGCAAGGGCATCCGAACATCGTGTTCTCCGATTTCTGGCCGGCGTTTCTGGTCGTCGGTCTGTTCTCGTGCCTGTCGATTCCGATTACCCGCCGGCTGCCGCGAGACGCGGGTGATGAGATCGCGCGCGGCAGCCGCGGGCGCGCGTAA